A DNA window from Ostrea edulis chromosome 5, xbOstEdul1.1, whole genome shotgun sequence contains the following coding sequences:
- the LOC125650256 gene encoding uncharacterized protein LOC125650256 isoform X1: MSGILWLVHASALLCWTSEALHMCSFKGRLPSEDEWFRCVPCPPPRKFSLLCSKDYKECGVNCTVLSKLVDVCLSQYDRYYPKSFTDNIKLKCDQKEACLEQRPHCDIATRNVFETISASCRQTTNHIQSTAPSTSTHSTTHKTTTQTTEVHVTTQVTTFTSIFAVDNDTVSTTNNTHNLGDLETPSTKVQSSSSHAAIFIILILIFVILLIGVLFVALRVRRRFFVTVRTPLQRQTSTDSRAPIIRTDRGYDVLCFTLKRKMTSQDSGVSSSKEMPRGYYEPVPLSSEHVPLSSEHVPLSSEHVPLSSEYVPLSSELVPLSSEHVPLSSELVPLSSEHVPLSSEHVPLSSEYVPLSSELVPLSSEHVPLSSELVPLSSEHVPLSSELVPLSSELVPLSSELVPLSSEYVPLSREHVPLSSEHVPLSNEHVPLGEDYKPVPLGGGEPVVQERPGEIEVLDFHASSVEDDVIKHGAQETGV, translated from the exons ATGAGCGGTATCCTCTGGCTAGTACACGCCAGTGCTCTCTTGTGTTGGACCAGTGAAGCACTGCATATGTGTTCATTCAAG GGACGCCTCCCATCTGAAGATGAGTGGTTCAGGTGCGTACCCTGTCCCCCACCGAGAAAATTTTCCTTGCTCTGTTCAAAAGACTATAAAGAATGCGGCGTTAATTGCACGGTTTTGTCCAAACTTGTTGATGTTTGTCTTTCACAATATGACCGATACTACCCAAAAAGCTTCACAGACAACATTAAGCTAAAGTGCGATCAGAAAGAAGCGTGTTTGGAACAGCGTCCTCACTGTGATATTGCTACGAGAAATGTTTTCGAAACTATTAGTGCGTCGTGTCGCCAAACGACAAATCACATTCAAAGTACCGCGCCATCAACGTCGACACATTCGACAACTCACAAGACTACCACGCAGACGACAGAGGTTCACGTGACAACACAAGTAACAACATTCACCTCAATTTTTGCAGTGGATAATGACACCGTGTCAACTACTAATAATACTCATAATCTAGGGGACCTGGAAACACCCTCAACAAAAGTTCAGTCCTCTTCCTCTCACGCCGCCATCTTCATTATACTTATACTAATTTT CGTAATACTTTTGATTGGTGTGTTGTTCGTCGCTTTGAGAGTACGGCGT AGGTTTTTTGTCACTGTCAGAACCCCCCTTCAACGTCAGACGTCGACCGATTCGCGTGCTCCGATCATCAGGACAGATCGTGGATATGATGTACTTTGTTTCACCCTTAAACGCAAAATGACGTCACAAGACAGCGGAGTCTCATCGTCAAAAGAAATGCCACGGGGATACTACGAACCTGTTCCTTTGAGTAGTGAACATGTTCCTTTGAGTAGCGAACATGTTCCTTTGAGTAGCGAACATGTTCCTTTGAGTAGTGAATATGTTCCTTTGAGTAGTGAACTTGTTCCTTTGAGTAGTGAACATGTTCCTTTGAGTAGCGAACTTGTTCCTTTGAGTAGCGAACATGTTCCTTTGAGTAGCGAACATGTTCCTTTGAGTAGTGAATATGTTCCTTTGAGTAGTGAACTTGTTCCTTTGAGTAGTGAACATGTTCCTTTGAGTAGCGAACTTGTTCCTTTGAGTAGTGAACATGTTCCTTTGAGTAGTGAACTTGTTCCTTTAAGTAGCGAACTTGTTCCTTTGAGTAGTGAACTTGTTCCTTTGAGTAGTGAATATGTTCCTTTGAGTAGGGAACATGTTCCTTTGAGTAGCGAACATGTTCCTTTGAGTAACGAACATGTTCCCTTGGGTGAAGACTACAAACCCGTTCCTTTGGGTGGAGGAGAACCAGTCGTCCAAGAAAGACCTGGAGAAATCGAAGTTTTAGATTTTCATGCGTCTTCAGTGGAAGATGACGTCATAAAACATGGAGCTCAGGAGACAGGCGTGTAG
- the LOC125650256 gene encoding uncharacterized protein LOC125650256 isoform X2 — translation MLCGEFIQCVRRWRTDIDLLGRLPSEDEWFRCVPCPPPRKFSLLCSKDYKECGVNCTVLSKLVDVCLSQYDRYYPKSFTDNIKLKCDQKEACLEQRPHCDIATRNVFETISASCRQTTNHIQSTAPSTSTHSTTHKTTTQTTEVHVTTQVTTFTSIFAVDNDTVSTTNNTHNLGDLETPSTKVQSSSSHAAIFIILILIFVILLIGVLFVALRVRRRFFVTVRTPLQRQTSTDSRAPIIRTDRGYDVLCFTLKRKMTSQDSGVSSSKEMPRGYYEPVPLSSEHVPLSSEHVPLSSEHVPLSSEYVPLSSELVPLSSEHVPLSSELVPLSSEHVPLSSEHVPLSSEYVPLSSELVPLSSEHVPLSSELVPLSSEHVPLSSELVPLSSELVPLSSELVPLSSEYVPLSREHVPLSSEHVPLSNEHVPLGEDYKPVPLGGGEPVVQERPGEIEVLDFHASSVEDDVIKHGAQETGV, via the exons GGACGCCTCCCATCTGAAGATGAGTGGTTCAGGTGCGTACCCTGTCCCCCACCGAGAAAATTTTCCTTGCTCTGTTCAAAAGACTATAAAGAATGCGGCGTTAATTGCACGGTTTTGTCCAAACTTGTTGATGTTTGTCTTTCACAATATGACCGATACTACCCAAAAAGCTTCACAGACAACATTAAGCTAAAGTGCGATCAGAAAGAAGCGTGTTTGGAACAGCGTCCTCACTGTGATATTGCTACGAGAAATGTTTTCGAAACTATTAGTGCGTCGTGTCGCCAAACGACAAATCACATTCAAAGTACCGCGCCATCAACGTCGACACATTCGACAACTCACAAGACTACCACGCAGACGACAGAGGTTCACGTGACAACACAAGTAACAACATTCACCTCAATTTTTGCAGTGGATAATGACACCGTGTCAACTACTAATAATACTCATAATCTAGGGGACCTGGAAACACCCTCAACAAAAGTTCAGTCCTCTTCCTCTCACGCCGCCATCTTCATTATACTTATACTAATTTT CGTAATACTTTTGATTGGTGTGTTGTTCGTCGCTTTGAGAGTACGGCGT AGGTTTTTTGTCACTGTCAGAACCCCCCTTCAACGTCAGACGTCGACCGATTCGCGTGCTCCGATCATCAGGACAGATCGTGGATATGATGTACTTTGTTTCACCCTTAAACGCAAAATGACGTCACAAGACAGCGGAGTCTCATCGTCAAAAGAAATGCCACGGGGATACTACGAACCTGTTCCTTTGAGTAGTGAACATGTTCCTTTGAGTAGCGAACATGTTCCTTTGAGTAGCGAACATGTTCCTTTGAGTAGTGAATATGTTCCTTTGAGTAGTGAACTTGTTCCTTTGAGTAGTGAACATGTTCCTTTGAGTAGCGAACTTGTTCCTTTGAGTAGCGAACATGTTCCTTTGAGTAGCGAACATGTTCCTTTGAGTAGTGAATATGTTCCTTTGAGTAGTGAACTTGTTCCTTTGAGTAGTGAACATGTTCCTTTGAGTAGCGAACTTGTTCCTTTGAGTAGTGAACATGTTCCTTTGAGTAGTGAACTTGTTCCTTTAAGTAGCGAACTTGTTCCTTTGAGTAGTGAACTTGTTCCTTTGAGTAGTGAATATGTTCCTTTGAGTAGGGAACATGTTCCTTTGAGTAGCGAACATGTTCCTTTGAGTAACGAACATGTTCCCTTGGGTGAAGACTACAAACCCGTTCCTTTGGGTGGAGGAGAACCAGTCGTCCAAGAAAGACCTGGAGAAATCGAAGTTTTAGATTTTCATGCGTCTTCAGTGGAAGATGACGTCATAAAACATGGAGCTCAGGAGACAGGCGTGTAG